A segment of the Peptoclostridium acidaminophilum DSM 3953 genome:
CTTGGTGTAGTGCCTGTTCATTTTCTTAAGCACTCTGCTGCTTCCCGATTGAATCGGCAGGTGCAAATAATTGCAAACCTTGTCGCAGTCCCTCATGGCATATATAAGCTCATCGCTCAGGTCCTTTGGGTGTGACGTCATGAACCTTATGCGCTCTAAACCTTCTATTTCGTTTATATCCCTTATCAGCCGAGAGAATGTGTACTCCTCATCGAGTGTCTTGCCATATGAGTTTACATTCTGCCCAAGAAGTGTTACCTCCTTGACGCCGTCTTTTGCCAGCGCTCTTATCTCCGCGATTATGTCATGGGGTTTTCTGCTTCTCTCCCTGCCCCTTGTGTATGGCACTATGCAGTATGTGCAGAAATTGTTGCAACCGTAAGTTATGTTAACATAAGCTTTAGTATCGAACTTTCTTATGCTTCTTAGGCCTTCCACTACCTGCCCGTCTATGTTCCATACATCGATTATTGTGCCCTTAGCGCTGTATGATTCATATACAAACTCAGGCAGCTTGTGGTAGTTGTGCGTCCCGAATACCGCGTCCACGTGCCTGTGGCTCTTTTGGATTTCGTCTATTATATGCTGCTGCTGCATCATGCAGCCGCAAACCATGACCTTTACATCTGGCTTTATTTTCTTAATGGTCTTCATATGGCCAAGCTTGCCGTATACCTTGAGCTCCGCATTCTCACGCACAGCGCATGTATTGAATATTACAATGTCAGCTTCCCTTATATTGTCTGACGGAATGTATCCCATCTGCGAAAGCATAAAATTCATTTTTTCAGAGTCGTGCTCGTTCATCTGACATCCGTATGTCAAGATTATATATTTTGGTGCGCACCTCGCCTTTTCCCTTTGCTCATCGTTTATTCTTCTTACTTCTCTTATATAATATTCCTGCTTTTCAAGCTCTTCAGCAGAAATTTCAACTTGCTTTCTTTCTCCCAAAACAAATGCCTCCTCGTACAATTTCGCTAGATATGATTATACCATATAAGAGTATTTGTATGGAGGATATTTTCACCATTTTGAGGCGCATTAGAGGTTGCAATAAAAAAGCTGGGTTTCCCCAGCTCCTCTGATTTTCTATTTTCAAAATCGTTTTTTTTCCGCTTTTTCAGATTTGTTTTCATACAACTATTCCGTCTTAATTGCCCTAAGTTCCGATATTTATTCGCCGTCTTTGTCCGCTGTCAGCTCCATCGCTTCTAATGCTCTAGACAGCTTGGGGGTGATATAATAGTCTCTCACTTTGTATTTCCTGCCTTCAAATTGGCATACCGGCATAACTCCCATAAGAGAGTTGGTTATGAAAATCTCATCGGCCGTTCTAAAGAAGTTCCGCGAGAAGACTCCCTGAACAATTTCTATCCCGTTGTCTTTGCAGGCCATTATGACCTTGTCGCGCGCGATGCCCGCAAGGAGACCGCATTCCACAGAGGGTGTGAAAACCTTGCCCTCCCTTGCAAAGAATATGTTTGAAATAGCGCCTTCACAGAGGACTCCCTTACCGTTTAGGAAAACAGGCTCATC
Coding sequences within it:
- the miaB gene encoding tRNA (N6-isopentenyl adenosine(37)-C2)-methylthiotransferase MiaB, giving the protein MGERKQVEISAEELEKQEYYIREVRRINDEQREKARCAPKYIILTYGCQMNEHDSEKMNFMLSQMGYIPSDNIREADIVIFNTCAVRENAELKVYGKLGHMKTIKKIKPDVKVMVCGCMMQQQHIIDEIQKSHRHVDAVFGTHNYHKLPEFVYESYSAKGTIIDVWNIDGQVVEGLRSIRKFDTKAYVNITYGCNNFCTYCIVPYTRGRERSRKPHDIIAEIRALAKDGVKEVTLLGQNVNSYGKTLDEEYTFSRLIRDINEIEGLERIRFMTSHPKDLSDELIYAMRDCDKVCNYLHLPIQSGSSRVLKKMNRHYTKEQYLTLVEKIRREIPDISFTTDIIVGFPGEMEEDFQDTLDVVRQVRYDSAFTFIYSKRNGTPAAEMSEQVDEKIKHERLERLIALVNDIGAQINETYRDKTVQILVEGPSKTDKTRLMGRTPQSKLVNFDGSDELVGKLVSVRINDPKRCSLNGIVI